The genomic DNA CAAAAAGGTAGCCTTGGTCTCCAACTAATAAGCTAACAACTTACTGCAGTAACACAAAATGCCTTGTTTCTTAGAAAACTGTAACTTCATTTAGAAGATCAGCAGCAACTGGAAACAAAACTTTTCCcgcattaaaaagtaattttctgaacTCCTTAAAGACTATTGTTCTAGCAAAAACAGAGCATGCGGTAAGTCAGGGTGTTGAGAATGCCATGAGGGGTACTGAATGCGACtggaaaataaatgacagaaagGAACTGAAATATACCTAAATTTGGGGAACTAACAGTTTCCATATTCACATTCTCTCTCTGGATTAGATTGTTCTCATCACAGATACCTTTTTTCCTGTAACTAAGGGTAAACTGCTTTACTGGTTTAGAGGTTTTGCAACTGAAGCAGTACAGGTCATCTAGACAATCAGCATGGAGAAACTGACCCAAGTCTGTAGACACTCTATATCAAAACAAAGATTCCCCATTCCTCCAAAGATCCTACAACAGGAGAGCAAGGGTTTGGAATGTGTGTATATGGTTAATTCCTCAACGCACTGCTTACATCTGCAGAAGAACATTAGAATTGACTGGATAAGTTTTTTGAAGGGAAGAGGAGAATCATCCAGCTCAGAGGAAATTGAAGATAATTGCAGCTTCCTGCTACATCTGCTCTTAGAGAAGAGAGGGTCTGTTTTCTAATAGGGCAAGAAAAAGTGGTCTCTCAAATTTGAGAGTTAAATTACATCCCAATGAAGCAGAATCATACAGTATTTGTACAGAGTTCAGAAGGCTTTCTAAACCACACAACAGTTATCCCAAAGTAAATACTAGAAGCAACCACAGTCAATAGACGCACAGAGATCTTACACCTGTGATTCTGATTACAGAGCATACGTTGATGCTCGCGTGGGATCCAGGGCACAGGTACCACTGTTGGATGAAGGACTCCTCCATTGTTTGTACCTAACACAATGAAAATCCTGGCCCATTCTTTTAAATAACATTGATTcactcctttcctcctcccaaatAACACTTCAGTTTTATTCTACAGGAACTTTTTTAGGGGAGGATATCAGCTACAAGCCCTAAGTAAGGCATACAGAAATTTGATGAACAATTACAGGGGATCACCAgatcagaaataaacaaaaaaaaatgccactaCACTGATTTTTACTGAGAAACAGCAGAATCTCCTAGAAACTTCAGTAGGAAGAAATATGGAGGGTAGAGTACTATGTGGTCTGAAAGAAAGGTTCTtgtgaagagagaagaaaaagctatgTTTGCTCCATTATGTCAAGCATCTGTAGCTAAAACACATAATGCTGAAGTGTACCCCATCTCAACAGAAGTAGCCTGTAAAGAAAACAGTACGAACCATCTCTGGAGGGAGTGGAAGAGATGGGGAAAGCTGGCCACCCTGGCAAGAGAATTGGATGATATCTGCAATGAAAACTGATGGAAATATGATTTCAATTTAGGAAATCTCAGCTTACCTATAAGTAGCTGGACTAAATAAATGTATCAATTTTTTGCTAAAATTTTCCCCCTGAAGAAGACTTGGACATGAATATATCACAATAACATGAATCAAGAGGAAAGGTCAGCAAAAAATGTTTGACTCCAAATATTGAGAGAAACTATCCTGAACAGATGAGTCAGTGAGATATACACACACATCGTCCACAGTCCACCTAAACAGATGAGTAAAAAGAAATTGTGCACATattggaaaatgaaaaggcaataTGACCTTTATTAATACATGACTTCCATGCCATCAGGATTGCTTCTATTCCAGTTCAAATAGATTTGCCTATTTTTTCAAGATACTTTTTAGGATTTCATAATACTAGTCAAGCTTTATAATAAATCaaacagcaaagttaaaaaatGTTCAACTCAATTATTTTTAGTGATGCAGGTATTATGTTTACACCTTCCAtataacagcaaaagaaaaaaaatgcatcaatatTCTATCACAATTATTCAATTGTTCTGTTTTACGACTGTATGTATAAACTGAAAAATTTACTTACTGGTAcaatttgaaaatgctttatttttaatccatGACTCAATGACAATACAAATGTTTTGGGGTTACTTTGGCTATCACGTACCAGGAATACCCTAAAAGAGATTGAAAATTTTCACAGTAAGATCACTCTGGAAAGCCTTTTGTAAACATCCAGTTAAAACTGTTGTAAATTCATTATAGTAAGTAttagtgaaaaggaaaaataatattaattacataAGTTACACTTTTAATCGGTATTTCTTTGCAAACGTGTCACTGGATAtactttttcttaaattcttcttCACTTTGTCTATTATATGAAAAATACGCATTCTCAGAATGACTGACACTGTAGGTGTTAGTTTTTACACTGCATAGAATTACAGTCTATCTCTTCAGACAGAAAAGCACCCTCAAAGTTTGTGCTTCGGACAAAACTTTTCATTGGACTCTGACAGTTACCAAAATCACAAGCATTACAGGGAAAATTCGAAAGGTAGTTCAACAGGAAGTTTACAGAAAAGGTAACGCAAGATATACCAGAATGATTTTCACATCTGGCCAATATTCATAAATGCACACTCACTTCTGCACATCAGCAAAATTCCCACTGAGACCGAGCTACACTCTGCTCACTATGGCATCGTTATTCAAACCGCAACGCTCTCAATGGCCAACAGTGTCACTGCAACTAGTTCACTGATAATTTATTGCAGCCAAATTATGGACAGACGTAATTTTGGCATAATCCTGGCAGGATAATCTGGTACAGGCAAAGGATGAATACCAGTAAGAGACAACTTTCATTGAATCACCGGGTTTGGAATATCAGCAGATAACAGTCTGGAGGACAGAGGGAAGTACCTGATGCACAGCTTTGTAGTGGACAGAGTCTGAACTGTTTGTACTGTGCAGGACTGAACAGATACAGCTAACCAATGTACCAAAGAAGGGAAATGGAGGGAAAGCTGTTGGCAAGCACGCTCCTCTTTGAGGACACCAAAGAAACGGGCAAGAACGACTTGCAGGTATCAACCAAGTGAGCACTAGTGGCCGCCTACTTTTGCCCAATCACATATCAGGAATGTGAACACAACTACATGAAAATAAAGGACTTCTGGAGAAGAAAGCAGACAGAGGCTTACAGTGGATTTTCACTGACTAACAGCATGGTTTCAAACTACTAATTTAATCCTCAAAGATTTTAGAGTTCTATATGTACAGAGTAAGAAAATACCTGGAATTAAGAAATTTGAAGTCCATAATCATTAACATTTCGACCAAAATCCCCATCCAGTCTAATTCAGAGCCCTGAGAGACTAATTCAGCTATTAAAGAGGGATAAATGCCAACTCAGCATATGGCTTGTAAGAGCACACAGAAAGTATAAGGACAAGTAAAACTTCTCAATAGACTTGGGCTCTCCTAACAAGCTCTCTCTCACCACCTAGTGGCCTTTCACCCTCTCCAGGACATGAATGAAAATTTTCAGAGCACAGTTAGATATATCCTTTGCATAAACTGAAATCTCTTGTACGTTTGTTATTAAggactggcattttattttattcaagaaaaagaCACTATAAGAATGTGCCACTTTGCAGATATTGAAAACGGGGTCTCTACACCCAAATACTGAGATGTACATTAAACAATACACAAAGTAATCACATGGGgtaggaaacaaaataaaggttGATTAGGATTTATGTTGCCATTCATCAATTCCTTTAAAGtccattttcttacttttttccttgttttaacaGCAAAGATAAGCAACATTTGTCCTCCTTCACATAAAAAGATCTTTACTCTTTTGCAACCTTATCACAACAGACCTACTTCAGTTGtcaaagaacttttaaaaagatcACTTCATTATGAAGAAAAGGTTGTAGTTCACAGAATCTTAGAAATGCTGGTTGTAAGGGAGCATTTTAGACATGCTGGATTACTCCAAACTGCTCTTTCATAAACTTATAAGGAATTTGCTGAATGACCAGTTGCATTTTGTCATGGGCCTTTTGGTAATGCTATTACCCCATTCATCAATCAAATGCCAATCAGTTCGCAATCCTGTCAACCATTTATCACTGAAAAGTCTTCAAATGTCCTTTAGGGAGTAAAGTATGAAATCTACAATATTGTTACATAAACTTCTTTAAGAAAGTTGGTTTTAACACCAGAACAATAGGTctaaagaatttatttattcatagcACACCTTAAGATTGTTGCTGTACCTAATTCTGTTACTGGGTTACTCAAATACTGAGACTACTGTAGATCCTTTATATAACAGTCTCTTTTTCTTCTATAAGCATATTTGTTGGTACATGCAGTATTACGGAGGTCTTACCACCTCTGTCATATATGCAGGAGATCTCCCTGCTTGGGATCACCTTAAAAGGTGATCTGGATCATGGATTATTTTCTCTGCCTAGCCCCCTGTCCCCAGAAGCTAAAAACCTTACTATTCCCATTAAAAACTTCCATATTTCTGGTGACAATTCATTCTTTCAGCCCATCAAAAAGCACAGCATTTGTCACATGCTGTAACGTATTCATGACTTCATTGTAACTCCTGAGTGTGTACCCAACAGCTCATACTACCATGTTCTAATCAATTCTAGACAGTCTACACAAGAGCATCATCCTCACCAAAAACCCAATGCGTATCTATGAATAGATCCAAGAATATAACATAAACAACACTACTAAACTAACATTAGCAAGGTATTCACTTCCTCATCTCAAACACCATTGCTCTTTACTTGTCAAATCTACCGGTTTTCATTTAACAGTATGTATGTGTACCCCCTGAAAGACACTGGGAGATTCGTCATCCCTAGAATGACATACTGCTCAGAAATACATATTGGATTCttccccatgtcccatccctCTCAtgtaacaaatgcaaaaatgaatgcaGAGTACAGAAGCAGTTTCAGGATGAATAGACAGGTTTAAAAACAGGggcctgaaattaaaaaaagaagtaaaaatacaaaaggaGAAGTCCAATTAGCCATTCTTGCTGATTATGACTATTTTTgtctccctttccttcccatctcttttttttcctagagccCTTTCTGTAGATGTAGAAAACAGTATTACAACATACTTAATCTAAAACTGAAGGAATTAAATGAGTAATCTGATGTTACAGGTACCTAACTAGAAACAGACTCAGAAAAACTTAGAGTTTTATGGAATTACTTATTGAATAAAGGAGGCTCAAGTTTCCATTTCATACGGGAGTaaggataaaaatacagaaatgaaaaccaGGAGGATTTCAACATAAAATACCTACTTgctgtgtcatttttttaaattaatatttaaatgagacaaaaataaaagtgaatagtCTTATCCTAATGTTTATTGTTTACCATTAAGGGATAACATAATTTTTAGTCATTTCATGAGgaaaagcatacttttttttttccaacggCCGTCCCTGCATAGTTCATCTTATAATAAGGTTAGTCAATGTTTTCAGGCTTGCTTTCATTCTTTCATCACTAATAAGAGATACAAAAGACACTGGTGCCAAAGTTGACAGTTCCCAGAGAATATTGTGCAAATACAGCGCTCAAGTGCCTGGCTCTGAGCAGACATAAGTAATCTGTCAGTGACAGAATCGAAGTGTTAGATCACCACTTTATTGCTTCCAAAAGATATAAAATAGAAACCAACTGATCCCCAGATAGCCCTAtataaaagaatttttatttctattaggTAAGTGCAAAATCTTCCTTCCTCCATCACCCCCCCAGTAAGAAGTACGTGAAAATAGCAGTTGTTGACTAGAAATGTCTCAGAAGAGTTATGTAAAGAATTAACTCACCCATCTACAAGTCCATGCTGCAAAATAAGTCTCTGAGCCTCTTCTCTAGAGATTTTATGATGGAACCATGACTGAGATCTGTGTATAGCTGTAGAAATAAcgattttaaaaaacattttgccttTATTGAAAGAACCAGCTATTGCATTTCTCTGGCAATGAATTAACTCACACGTACCCATGTTAGACATGGCAATAGGACTACCATGTGAGTTGAGTCGTAGACACCCTCTCCTCTGTATGAGAGAGAAGTAAAAACGTGATTTCAAAgcttttttgataaaaaaataaaacaaaacaaaacaaaactattctGATAAAGCAAAGGTGTTTATACCCGCCATGCTAATCCTTCTTCAACTGCAACTGAAAGGGCTTCCGTTGGATTTTCTATAATTCTGCTTCTGTGTCCTGAGAAATCCATTGCTACTAAagaattttctgaaatgcttctctgcaacaaagaaaaataatttagttaattttttaaaagatccaTCATTTAAAAGACAGCTTCTGAGAAAACATTATGGTTTGTAAGTGGTGTTTCAAGTATCTGCAGCGTTTCCCATCAGAGCCAAACTCATTTTACCCTAGGGAGCATTTGTAATTCCAGTACGCTGCTGCAAAGCTTAATTTTACAGTCTGGCAGGACAGATCATCTTTTTGCATCACTTTACCATAAactctatttatatttttaactatACCTAGCCCTTTGCATGTCAAAAACAAGCTAGAAAACTGTTATTAAGTTggccaagaaacagaaaaaagataaaatacaaaagTCTTATACATAACCATCAAATGAACaaggatttgaaatattttgctataAATAGGTCacaaatttatgtattttctatatAAACTTTCACTCAAAGTTTACCAGATTTAAGCATCGAAACCAGCTAGTTCTATGGAGTTTAACTTCTATTTTAATACAGCCTTTCTAACTCTTGTCACAGACTCAACaaactgcttggtttttttctctcagtgAAGATCAAGTTTGTTACAATAGAATAAAAAGCATTGAAGTTTGACAAAACAGTCTTAAAACTCACCAAGATACTTCTCAGAAACCAAGGTTTACAAAATCGAGTTTAATATGGATTGTAATGGCTCAAATGCTGGCAGGCACTGGAATATCAAATAATTCAAAGAACATTCTAGCATTCTATAAGTTAAAGTAACATCTGGAACACAGGAGGCCCAGATTTCTGTACAGTTAGCAAAGCTTCCCAGTCCAAAAccaaagcagctctgttttgttcctgtttggttaCAAGCATGAATATAACCAGAAATGGAAGACAGCAGTTCTGCAGTTCACTGTTAATTCTTGACACTGTAGTCTAACGTCTGCCTGAGTAACTGTAACTTGTAAACAactttgcaaaagtaaaaaaacagGTTAAACAAGAGAAAATGTTTGCCTCTAGGAGAGTGGAGGGAACTCCTTGTAGCTGACATGGTTGTGAATTATTGAGAACATGAAACGTGGAGGTGGTTCCCCTATGAAGTACGTTCATTAGCTTGTGCACTTAATTCCCAAGTTTATCCAATTTGCTGTTTAATTAATGAATTATACGCAAGTAGAAAAACACTGCCATGCTTAATACTGGTTACAGATTCTGCCTGTGTTAGAAGCTACATGAGCCAAAATGCACGCAACAGTGCAAGAGGAGAGAGAATCAGCAATGGCTTCCAGATCCGttacaaaagcagcagctggcTACTGTAACAGCTTCACATAACAGAAAGTAAAGACACGGTCAGCGTATTAAGAACAATTTCCAAGCCATGCTTATTAGCAATAtcactgaaaactatttttgtgAATACCTATGATAGCAAATGCATATTTTTAGGCATTTTAACAGCAAGAATTGTAGTAAAAGCTCAAAAAATCCACCATAAAATCACTGTCACAAGTCCCGGCAACAAGTAATTTTTACCCAATTTAgccaacaaaaaccacaaaagtgATATAAATCATCCATGAAAAAGTCTGAAATCAAATGACTCATAAAGAATTGGGATAACGTAAGATGTTAAAGGACAAATGGATCCAATCCCAACTATCTGATTGAGGACATGGACACAGCAACGCTTGTTCCTCCAAAACCCGGTTCTGGCAAATTATGGTGTTCCTCTGAAGTCCAGTCAGTATTACACCAGCTGAAATTCATCTTAAGtacttaatattttatatttttaaaaaaataaaatggaagtattACTGTATACCAAAAAGGACTTGTTATAGCTTTCTTATTTGTCATTTACAGCATGTGTAACCTTGACTACCTTAAacactttgcttcttttttaatgcatttatagttctgctgctctgttttcaaaatcctctttccattatttttcacaGTGATAATAAGCTGAACTCccaaaatactgggaaaaagCCTGTTAACTCGTCTGAACTACCCAATTTGTATTAAGtaagtaaattaataaattagCTCTCTAGCCAAGCCTGTCAGCCCTAAAGATTTCGGCAAGCATTTGCACATGCAAAGATCTGCAGGATCAGGTCAGTAGTATAACTGACACAACTTACTTAAAAATAGCATAATGGCAGAAACAAGGTATTTATTCATGGAGCTACTGTGGGACATACCATAGGTGTTACATTCAAAGGGCTGCAGCCACTTCTACCTTGATATGGTTGCATGTAATTCTGATACAGCTGCATCCCatactaaaaccagaaaataacatGGTTAGCATTTTAAAAACCTAAGCCAAGTAAATTTTTTCCAGATGTAAAAGATAACGCATGCTTTTCTTTACCATTAAAAACCAGGGACAAATGGTGTTTGGATAAGGAAATGCACAGCATTGTCGTTGCTGCTGCCTTTATAAATGTACACTCTGCATTAAATACTACCCATTTAATACACCAACTGACCTATTCCTATTTTGACACAAacagacacattttaaaaacttattaaAGTTCCCTTCTTGTGTATTCCTGTAGCTTTGTTCAACGTTACTGAACAATCTCACTGAATTCAACATGGTTACATATAAGCATATGTTTAATGCTGAGTATTTGCAGGACTAAGGCTTCAAAATAATCCCATCCCCTACAATGATTCCAGTAATATGGTCTCTCTCTGTTTGTTGggatgaagaaaaacaagcttTCACAGTACAAAATTGATACTGCTATTGCATGTGAATCTAGAATTGGGTTACTTCTCTACCGCACAGTATCAAATATTCACATAGTAAATTTCAGCAAAAAGTTAACTCCACACTGAAAAATTACCTTAAGCAACCTAATTGCTGTCATCCAACAGGTCCTACTTTGTTCATCATCTGCACAGAGCAGTTTCAGGTCTCTGGTTCCTCCTGATTTGTTAGGCTAGAAGGCCACAGCACATTTTTTTAGCATTAATGCATATCTTGAAGATAATACCTGTTGAAATAAAAGCCACTAATTCTCCTATTTTATAACAGACAGCTGAATATTGTTTTCAAAAACCTTAAAGAAACTTAAGCTTACCTAAAAACTGTGGCTTGCTTTAATATGTATCAGAATAATAAGCTTGTACCTTAAAGCAGAATCCATAGTTAGTTGGTGCTCCAAAAATCTTTTTGCCTGTCAAAGACATGTACATATCACTATTGCTGAATTCACAGAAAAACTGCAGATGTCTTGGctcctaaaaagaaaagcaatgtaaTACAGTTAGATTATTTTTAGCCAGCCTCTCCAGATAAGAAACTCAAGAAGAGTATAGAAGTTAATCTTGTTCCAAAATACAGTCTTACATACTGCAGTTTTAACTGTGATATCATGAAATCTAGAAAGAGACAACTCAACGTTAATTTTATAATGCCGAGTAAAAACCCCTCTAGTCAAAGAGTTCGTTCTtccagagagggagaaaaaccAAAGTACAAGTGATATTGTTTCTGGGAAAACATCCACTAACTTCAAGCCACAATAATATTACAGTAGGAGTCAAGTTTTGAGAGCAGTATGCATttcaaacatcaaaataaaatatactctCATAATCTGAAAACCAACATACTGTCCAGTCCTAGTTCTAACCATTATCTCCATCCTCTAAGGTTAATTAAGTCaaggaagcaaataaaagaaatttgCTGAAGgatataaaaacatttcagtgaataCTCTGGCAGTAAcacagaaaattcagaataacaaaaaacattgttttaagtGGATTGTGCAAAGGGTATCTCAACTCCATTATATCCTGTTTCATATAATCAGATTTAAAGTACTGCCATCAAACGTTGAACTAGTAAAATGAAATGTACCCCGTGACAAAATTTGAGAACTCTCAAAATCTTCCTGTAAAATCCTTTTATACAtaggtttttgtttattttagacaATGAAGTATTATGTCCACCTTTCAGCGCATCTACTTATACTTCAGGATTTTAActattatttgaaaaatcattttaaaagggCACTCTGTTAACTGATTGAAGAATATTAACCAGAATGAAGCAAACTTAGGCAAAAAGAAACCACTGTTTCTAAGACAATACTTTCCGAGTTTTATACCTCAATATCTCTCtagattttatcttcaataaatagattatttttattcctttttatcaCAGAAAGTTGATATTCAAATTTTCATTACAATTACAACAAACgataaatacatacacatttgCTCTAACTTCATAACTTcatagttctctctctctctttttttttttttcttcccttacctTAGAAGTACCTTTAGTGGAAAAATACAGGCCAGATCGTCTCAAGAGAAAGTACaattttttccatgattttttcccctgctcctttgcATGCAAATAACCATGAATCTCAGGATATGTGCTGGAGCTTAGGaacatctgaaagaaaatatcaaacgtgcatttttcttttcacctgaaACGAGCTTTCTTCTTCATTAACATACTTAGACAAGACTAAGGGGAATAAACCCCTAAATCCACTATCACACCACAGTAATTCAGTTATGATTGCATCTAATCCCATTAAGAGTGCCTCTGATTTAAGGCATGTAGAATGTTACACAACTCCAAGGTATGATAAGCAAGTTACATATTTATATGGAACATATggtttgaaatgagaacgttaGTTATGCAATATGTTGACTTCAGCAACAAAACCAGTGTAAGAAGTTCTGATCCCATGCCTCAGACCCTATTTATATAAAACTGCAAATCAGTGcttccaaaagaagaaaaaaaaaaaaatgccatcccTCCCCCTGCCATGTTACAAACTAGATAAGGGAACTGATCTGAGTTAAAACTAATTCAGCgaacaaaccagaaaacatgaATCACAAAACCACGCAGGTCAGGCAGATTTTACCATTTTCAAAAGGAGGGAACAAAGGTCTCGGGACCTGAAGTGATGCTTAAGTGATGCTTTAATAGAACCAAAAAGAGGAGGCTGGGCCAGCCACCAAGACAGCTCCTGTCTGTGCCCAAGTTCATGTGGCAGAGTATTGAAAAAAGCTGCatcaggaggaaggaaagaggattTAAAAGTCTGAGAGATCAGCCATTTTGCCTCCagaactgcaagaaaaatgtGCGTACCCTCACAAGCCATAGAAAGGCATAACGAGATGCATAGACAGAGAAGTTAACTAATGCACTGAGAGAAGCTAACTGATGCACTGCCTCTACTCGGGGTATTCAATGGCTTCTCTTTCGCCATTTCAAACAGACACCGTCAGGGCACAACCCAGCTGTTACCTTGCTAAGGCCAAGTACACAGTGCTACTCAGGCTGCAGAAGTACCCACTAAAAGCTGGCAACCATGTTAACTTTATTCTAATTCCATGtaatgcattcatttttattattcttcttcCAATAAAAATACTCAGACCTATGACTCACATGTAAATAGACTAACCTAGAATTCTTCAGTTTCCAGACATGCAAAGTAATCTGTGTTACCAGAAGCTCTTCGAGGAACCTTGCCCCAGACCGGCCTGCAGCATCATAAATACTATCTAGGCTTATACAGAAGTAGGGAACAAGGCATTTTTTGGTTGATATCTGCAGCTTTCATTGACACGTTTTCCTCCTGTGCACTGGCACTTCCAGAAAATTTGATTTGAGTACAAGAAGCACCAGATTCCCAGGCAAGAGACAGACTGGCCAGTACCAGACTGCATCAAAATGATGACGTGAACATGATTTTGAAAGTACACCAAGTTCCTCGGCCACTAAATAATGCAGTCCAACCAAGACACACAAGGTTGCCTTCACTTTTATTGTTGTCCTACCTTGCAGTCAGGTGCATGACTCTACCACCTGTAGACCATCCTGAGCTAATTAAATTCAGCTGCTGTGAATGCAATAATATGGGCAGGCTTCATTTGACAGGGGAGTGCCCTAGCCCACAACTAGGAATGCATTATCAATAGCTTCACGGCTATTCACCTGAATAGTTAAATTACAATAAGACTAGGTGTATCTATCTACATGTACTGCTGGCACACAGCTGCGTGCCAATGCAGTTCAAGCTATTTCAGCCAGACTGAAGCAGATGAGTAGGTCCTGGTAGGTGTTCCAGCCTGTTAATCTTCCCATTTGCCACGTATTAGCAGGTTCACTGATGGTGAATATAAAGGCTgcattgaaaaagtattttaactcCATAAACAAGTCAAATGGAAGCTTTAGGATAATCTAAAAAAGTGAATGTATGTAAAGCCAAAAGAGCATCTTTGCAGGCTTTAGTATCGCTGCTAAAGATGAAAGGAGTGGCTGGCTCCCAGCCTGCACAAGGATCTTCCCTAGGATTTCTGCCATAAGAGCTTCAAACCAGAAGCGCTGTCATGAAAAACGCTTTTCTTACTCAGCAGACCAAAGTGGAGGAGCAATACAAAGCTCAGCTTTGACAGTTGTACTCATGCCTGTTGTACTCATGCTATCAATTAAAATAAAGTAGCAATAACGTTAGGAAAAAGGCAATCCTAGATCCATCTTTCTCTTTCTAAGACAGCTGAGGACTGCGTGAGAAAATATAACATGAACAAGCTGTAGTCAAAACCATTAACTGTCACCAGGAATgagcattaaaaatatctgagtGAGAACTGAACGTCTGTAATAAATACCTAGAACTAAAGATAGTAAAAAAgataacttctttttcttgtgggttggtttgtttgggtttttttgttgttgggttggttcgttgtttttttaatggaagtacATGCAAGTTTATTATAGGATGGAATGGATGCCTGCATTGTGCAGATAAGAGGTAATCAAAATAAgacaaatcaagaaaaataaaaaagtctttaataTAGGAAGAAATGGGGAGAGTTACATGATGGTAT from Chroicocephalus ridibundus chromosome 7, bChrRid1.1, whole genome shotgun sequence includes the following:
- the GRB14 gene encoding growth factor receptor-bound protein 14 isoform X1; its protein translation is MAAPLAGVPRGAGRAAEPAGGNPRGAAGSPRPPPRPPGGDPPPSPPDRRKKKDDNILEIPSIPNPFPELCCSPFASVLSASLLPKATSRKKQVIKVYSEDDTSRALEVPSDITARDVCQLLILKNHYIDDHSWTLFEQLTHTGLGRAIEDHELVMEVQSNWAMEEENKLYFRKNYAKYEFFKNPLSFFPDHMISFPNETNAAVSHSGVLQMFLSSSTYPEIHGYLHAKEQGKKSWKKLYFLLRRSGLYFSTKGTSKEPRHLQFFCEFSNSDMYMSLTGKKIFGAPTNYGFCFKPNKSGGTRDLKLLCADDEQSRTCWMTAIRLLKYGMQLYQNYMQPYQGRSGCSPLNVTPMRSISENSLVAMDFSGHRSRIIENPTEALSVAVEEGLAWRRRGCLRLNSHGSPIAMSNMAIHRSQSWFHHKISREEAQRLILQHGLVDGVFLVRDSQSNPKTFVLSLSHGLKIKHFQIVPLEDDGKLFYTLDDGHTRFTDLIQLVEFYQLNKGVLPCKLKHYCARIAL
- the GRB14 gene encoding growth factor receptor-bound protein 14 isoform X5 — translated: MCFSRAKDLQYPGVIKVYSEDDTSRALEVPSDITARDVCQLLILKNHYIDDHSWTLFEQLTHTGLGRAIEDHELVMEVQSNWAMEEENKLYFRKNYAKYEFFKNPLSFFPDHMISFPNETNAAVSHSGVLQMFLSSSTYPEIHGYLHAKEQGKKSWKKLYFLLRRSGLYFSTKGTSKEPRHLQFFCEFSNSDMYMSLTGKKIFGAPTNYGFCFKPNKSGGTRDLKLLCADDEQSRTCWMTAIRLLKYGMQLYQNYMQPYQGRSGCSPLNVTPMRSISENSLVAMDFSGHRSRIIENPTEALSVAVEEGLAWRRRGCLRLNSHGSPIAMSNMAIHRSQSWFHHKISREEAQRLILQHGLVDGVFLVRDSQSNPKTFVLSLSHGLKIKHFQIVPLEDDGKLFYTLDDGHTRFTDLIQLVEFYQLNKGVLPCKLKHYCARIAL
- the GRB14 gene encoding growth factor receptor-bound protein 14 isoform X2, with the protein product MAAPLAGVPRGAGRAAEPAGGNPRGAAGSPRPPPRPPGGDPPPSPPDRRKKKDDNILEIPSIPNPFPELCCSPFASVLSASLLPKATSRKKQVIKVYSEDDTSRALEVPSDITARDVCQLLILKNHYIDDHSWTLFEQLTHTGLGRAIEDHELVMEVQSNWAMEEENKLYFRKNYAKYEFFKNPLMFLSSSTYPEIHGYLHAKEQGKKSWKKLYFLLRRSGLYFSTKGTSKEPRHLQFFCEFSNSDMYMSLTGKKIFGAPTNYGFCFKPNKSGGTRDLKLLCADDEQSRTCWMTAIRLLKYGMQLYQNYMQPYQGRSGCSPLNVTPMRSISENSLVAMDFSGHRSRIIENPTEALSVAVEEGLAWRRRGCLRLNSHGSPIAMSNMAIHRSQSWFHHKISREEAQRLILQHGLVDGVFLVRDSQSNPKTFVLSLSHGLKIKHFQIVPLEDDGKLFYTLDDGHTRFTDLIQLVEFYQLNKGVLPCKLKHYCARIAL